In Paraburkholderia terrae, the following proteins share a genomic window:
- a CDS encoding bifunctional diguanylate cyclase/phosphodiesterase, translating to MLILGIWIITITRIHTEKLEARSAVSEATSQVATSFVAHIDKTVHDADVAVKLVKYEYERSPSTFRLDTLKGKGLVSADTALQVTVVGPTGEVLQTTTPDVKPINLSDRPHFVAHKRDPNLGLYISQPVLGRLSHHWTLQFTRRLNNPDGSFAGVVVVSEDPNFLTTGFYHLDAVGVGGMLLVMSDNGYLLSRLAAGVSTSPIGTPASGYRAMLNAGADALTDPVDHMRRFVTYLHSTRFPVGVIVGISENNALAGYRHAKDLYLLLASVLTVVLLTAAAIITATMSRLAFARADMQHLAETDALTGLPNRYLLTESLRRCIERENSLGRLALLFVDLDNFKRINDALGHQIGDELLQNVARRLVNVSGEKSIVARVGGDEFVVLVECTDAKGVAHRMAQSIIDAFELAFGLRGNSYVMRVSIGVAVYEFGFDAAYDLLRQADLAMYAAKEKGRSANASRFHAYTPDLSVRAMRDIERQQELQYAIENREFFLEYQPIVSLDSGETQGIEALVRWRHPEKGVIAPAEFIPFAESTGFIIPIGELILETACTQLSEWREVDTRRLYMSVNVSAAQLVHGDLVNVIRRCLERHSIAARRLKVEITETAILEDSALVGRRLQELRRLGVRVMLDDFGTGYSSLSQLTNLIVDGVKIDRSFTQGVPGNRTALATFRSIVFLARNLGLSLVVEGVETEEQANWLRRFGDIEVQGFYFGRPIVPDRMRAGRAA from the coding sequence TTGCTGATCCTGGGAATCTGGATCATCACGATCACCAGGATCCACACCGAAAAACTGGAGGCGCGCAGCGCGGTTTCTGAGGCGACCTCCCAAGTTGCAACGTCGTTTGTTGCGCATATCGACAAGACGGTGCATGACGCCGACGTTGCTGTGAAGTTGGTTAAGTATGAGTACGAGCGGTCTCCTTCCACCTTTCGTCTCGATACGCTGAAAGGGAAGGGGCTTGTTTCAGCTGACACCGCATTGCAGGTCACCGTCGTTGGACCAACCGGCGAGGTGTTGCAGACAACGACTCCAGACGTCAAGCCAATTAATCTGAGCGACAGGCCCCACTTCGTCGCCCACAAACGAGATCCCAATCTCGGTCTCTACATTAGCCAGCCAGTGCTCGGTCGACTGTCCCATCACTGGACGTTGCAGTTCACCCGTCGACTGAACAACCCTGACGGCTCATTTGCGGGCGTCGTCGTTGTCTCGGAGGATCCCAATTTTCTCACCACAGGCTTCTACCATCTCGACGCCGTCGGCGTGGGCGGCATGCTCTTGGTGATGTCCGACAATGGTTATTTGCTCTCACGCCTCGCAGCTGGTGTGTCGACGTCGCCTATAGGCACTCCGGCATCCGGGTATCGAGCAATGCTCAACGCAGGAGCTGACGCTCTCACCGATCCTGTCGATCACATGCGTCGCTTCGTCACGTACCTACATTCCACGCGTTTTCCGGTGGGCGTCATAGTCGGCATATCCGAAAACAATGCTCTAGCCGGATACAGGCACGCCAAGGATCTATATCTCCTGCTAGCGAGTGTTCTCACGGTCGTGTTACTGACGGCCGCAGCGATCATCACCGCGACGATGTCGCGTTTAGCCTTTGCCAGAGCGGACATGCAGCATCTCGCGGAAACAGACGCACTCACCGGTTTGCCCAACCGATACCTGCTGACGGAATCCCTGCGTCGGTGCATTGAGCGCGAAAATTCACTCGGCAGGCTGGCACTACTTTTTGTGGACCTTGACAACTTCAAGCGGATCAACGATGCGCTAGGTCATCAAATTGGGGATGAGCTGCTTCAGAATGTTGCGCGGCGTCTGGTGAACGTTTCTGGAGAGAAGTCGATCGTCGCGCGCGTCGGTGGAGACGAATTTGTGGTTCTCGTCGAGTGCACCGACGCCAAGGGTGTTGCACACCGTATGGCTCAATCCATCATCGACGCATTCGAGCTGGCGTTCGGGCTGCGTGGCAACAGCTACGTGATGCGAGTAAGCATAGGTGTCGCCGTCTACGAGTTCGGTTTCGATGCTGCCTATGATCTGCTGAGGCAGGCAGACCTCGCGATGTATGCTGCAAAGGAAAAGGGCAGATCAGCAAATGCAAGTCGATTCCATGCCTACACTCCGGATCTGTCAGTCCGCGCGATGCGGGACATCGAGCGGCAACAGGAATTGCAGTATGCAATCGAGAATCGCGAGTTTTTTTTGGAGTATCAGCCGATCGTGTCTCTGGATTCGGGAGAGACGCAGGGTATTGAAGCGCTTGTGCGCTGGCGACATCCAGAAAAAGGCGTCATCGCGCCAGCTGAATTTATCCCGTTTGCTGAAAGTACGGGTTTCATCATTCCCATCGGCGAATTGATTCTAGAGACAGCCTGTACCCAACTCAGTGAATGGCGAGAAGTCGATACGCGCCGGCTTTATATGTCTGTGAATGTTTCGGCCGCACAACTGGTTCACGGCGACCTCGTCAACGTGATACGTCGATGTCTCGAGCGGCATTCGATTGCCGCCCGACGGTTGAAAGTGGAAATCACAGAAACGGCCATCCTCGAAGACTCGGCTCTTGTCGGTCGGCGACTTCAGGAGCTACGACGGCTCGGGGTGAGGGTGATGCTGGATGACTTCGGTACCGGGTATTCGTCGCTTTCCCAACTGACCAATCTGATTGTTGACGGCGTGAAGATCGACCGGAGTTTCACGCAGGGCGTTCCTGGCAACAGGACAGCGCTGGCGACGTTCAGGAGCATAGTTTTCCTCGCGCGCAATCTTGGACTTTCCCTCGTGGTTGAAGGCGTCGAAACTGAGGAGCAGGCGAACTGGCTACGCCGCTTCGGGGACATCGAAGTGCAGGGCTTCTATTTTGGCAGGCCCA